AGATAGGAATTTATTTGGAGGATAGATGATTATATGGCATTAATAGCTACTAATCACCTAATGTTAATTTTAGAAGTTGCTATTCTTATACATATAGGAGTTCTTTTAATATTAAACTTCTTACCATTAAGTTTCAGCTTAATATTTCTATTATCTTTAATATTAGGTGTAGGAATAACTCTATTATTCGGTGTGGATGCTATTTGTCTTCTACTACCAATGTTGAGTCATCATGAATTTACCCACCCATATGGTCCTATAGCTATACTGGTTGTGGTAACGTCGTGGGCGATTCTTCCAATGTTGCGAGATCAAAATATTAAAACATCTAATATTAGATTATTAATTATTTTAATAACTGCTGGTATTACTATATTTGGAGCAATAGTTCACAGAGACTTCTTACTCATGTGGGTTCTTGGATTAGTTATCGGATTTTTCATTCTTAGTAAAACATTTAGAAGGGAAAATTCCATATTAAGTGCTCGAAGAATTCTGTTGATTATTGTGGCATTGTTTGTAGTTTTCGGAGCTATGGAAGGATTATCTCAATTATTACATATGGAAATTATAAGTCCATTAGCAAGAATTGATCGTATGAATACAAATCAATTTGCTAGTCTTCAATTAGTTATTGATAACACAAATGTACTTGGACATAATGCAAATGCAACCTACTGGGGAAATGCAAGTACAGGAAATAGTGATGGATATATATCATTACCATTAACCTTTATCACATACTTCGGTTTACCATTCCCGTTATTCTACGGTATCCTTGTAACTAGAAAAGATGTTATAGATTACTTCTTACCTGGAATATTTGGTGTAGGATTTGATTTTGGTTATCTAGCATTAGCATTAATCATTATTTGGATTTTAATTGTAATAATTGTAGGACTTAAAGTATTAGATAAATATAGAGTTCAACGAGAACGTGGAAATAAAAAATATTTAGGAAGAGAAGCATTACTGATAGGATCACTATCAGCATTTATTGCTCAAACCGTTTTAGGATTCTTTGTTATCACAAGAACAATCAATGGATCGGCACTGGTAACATATCTCTTCTTAAGTGCAATGGTTATGGCACATATTGTGACAACCAAAAGATAATAACCCCCATTCCATATTTTTTTTACTTTTTTTATGATGAAAAGAATAATATTTAATAAGGAGTTAATTTTATGAAACTAAATATTAATACTGATAAATGTATAGGCTGTGGATTATGTGAATCAGTTTGTATAAGGGACAATATTGAAGTTAATCCAACAGTAAAAGAAATAGGTGGAGATTGTTTTAATTGTGGACACTGTATGGCTATTTGTCCAACCGGTGCAATATCCTTAAAAATATATGAAGATCAAGAGGACCGTGTTGAAAAATATGATGCAACAAAAATACCTATATCTTCAGAAGATTACTTACAGTTTCTTAAACAACGTAGGAGTATACGATGGTTCACTAATAAAAAAATAGATAAAGAAACATTCAACACACTCTTTGAAGCTGCATATTATAGTCCTAGTGGAATGAATAAACAAGACGTTGAATTTGTTGTACTTGATGAAAAATTAGATGAGTTCATGCAATTAGTATATGATATAATTAAAGTAGAAGAAAATGAATTTTATCGGATAAAACAACTAGGAGAATATCTAAAAGATAATACATCACATAAATATCATCCACTTCTATGGACAGGACATCAATTAATATTAGCATTTTCAACTGATATTACAAGTGCTGTAATAGCATCTACAAGAGTCGAATTAATGGCATATACTATGGGATTAGGTGGATTTTATTCTTTATTCATACTTAAAGCTGACCAGATAGATCATGATAGACTCATGGAATTCTTCCCAGAAATCGATAAAAATAAACATATGAACTCAACATTTGTTATTGGTTATCCTAAAAAGAAATTCAAAAGAACAATACCACATAAGAAAATAAAAATAACATATGCCTAACCCCCTTTTCTCTTTTTTATCACTCATTTTTTGATTACTTAAGTACTATTAATTACAATTTACAAATATTAAATATAATATAAAATTAACAACCAGGACTCGATAATATGAATATCATTACAACAGTGGTTGGTAGTTATCCAACTAATACATTCCAAGCTGAAAGCATTAATGATAAAATCACACAATCTCTTGGACTATATGACCCTTACAAACAAGCTATAATAGACTCTGTAAAATCATTGGCTAAATCTAACATAGATGTTATATGTGATGGTCAGGTAAGAGGAGATATGGTGAAAATATTTGCTAGTAAAATAAATGGATTTAAAATAGAGGATAATACTGTTTATATTAATGGAAAAATTACGCCAGCAGCTCATCCTATCTCAGTAAAAGACCTACAGCTAGCATACAAAACAGCAAAATCTATAAACCCCTCATACCAATTACATGCTTCACTAGATGCAATCTTTGAACATGAAGAAAAGGGTATAAAAGGAGTATTAACTGGCCCTACAACATTAATTCATTCATCAATGATTTCTAAATTTTACACTGAGAAAGAATATGCTATATATGACATGGCCAAGGCATTATGTGTTGAAGCACAAGCTTTAGAAAAAGCAGGAGCATGTGCAATACAAATAGATGAACCATTTATATCAACAGGTGCAGAAGATATCAACATTTCAAAAAAAGCTGTTGAAATAATTAGTGAATCTGTTGATATTCCAGTCATGTTACATGTATGTGGTGACTTAAAAGATGTTTTAAAAGAATTATTAACATTTAAGGTAGATGGACTTGACTTTGAATTCTCAGGAATGCCACAAAACATCGACATTCTCAGAAAAACTTGGCATAATTCCAAAAAACTAATAGGAATAGGCTGTGTAAACACCAAATTAGACGAAATAGACGATGAAGATAAAGTCCAAAATACAGTGAAACAAGTAGTGGACATCATTAAAGAAGATAACATTATAATAGATCCTGATTGTGGTATGCGTATGCTACCAAAAGACATAGCGGAAGGAAAATTAAAACTATTAGATAATATTAAAGAAAGGGGTGTGTAGATTAATGGCAAAATTTATTAGAACAAATTCAATAGCAAAAGCATGGCTTACATGTGTAAAAAAGATAATGCAAGAAGGACATGAAGTTACAGATGAACGTGGAAGCTTAACAAGAGAACTACAAAACATAGTAATAGAAATTACAGACCCTGATGATAATACTATTCCAGAATGCTCACCATGGCATGATGATAGATTAGAAACTTATAAAAAAGAATTATTAGACCCTAATAATGACCAAGGATTTGTATACACCTATGGAAATAGGTTAAGACAATATTTTGGTATTGACCAACTAGACACATGTATTGAAAAACTAAACAACTGCCGTGAATCTCGCCGTGCAATAGCAATAACCATAGACCCTATACAAGATAATAAAGTAGATGAAATACCATGTTTACAGGAAATAGCATTCCTAATTAGAAATGATGAATTATATATGACTGACTTCTTCAGAAGTAATGATTGTGGAGGAGCTACATTTCCTAATCTCTTCGGAATAAGAGAAGTAGGATACTATGTAGCAGAAAACACCAATACTAAATTAGTTAACATGGTACATCATGCAATGAGTCTTCATATCTATGAACATGATTGGGATAAATGCAGAGAGATATTAAAAAAGTACTAAAAATAAAAAAGATTCTTATAAATTAAAAATATATTAAAAATAAGTAATAAAACTACTATGTAAAGAATAATAGACAATAATAAAGTATTATGGATATTATTTAACTAATGTTTAATGGAGAAATAAAATATGAGTGAAAGTATGAACATATCAGCAAAAAAAATTGCAGATAAAATGGTTCAAGATTCTGAAAAATTAAAACTAATACCCTCAACATTATCTAATGGAACTGTTGTAATTGATTGTGGTGTTAATGCAAAAGGTAGTATTAAAGGTGGAGAATTATTTACAAAAGTTTGTCTCGGTGGAATATGTGATGTAGGTATATCTATTCCAGGAGACCTTAGTGACATAATGGCAATGCCTGCTGTAAAAGTAAAAACTGATTTTCCAGCATTAACAACATTAGGTTCACAAAAAGCTGGATGGAAAATAGATGTGGATGGTTACTATGCAATAGGTTCCGGTCCAGGACAAGCACACAAATTTAAAGATGCTAAAATATATGAAATAACAAATTACAAAGAAGAATCTGACATAGCTGTAATAACTTTAGAAGCAGATAAATTACCTGACGAAAAAGTAGCACAGTACATTGCAGATGAATGTGGAGTAAAAACAGAAAATTTAACAATTCTTGTAGCACCAACATCATCTCTAGTAGGTTCAATACAAATATCTGGTAGAACTTTAGAAACTGGATTATTTAAAATGCAGGAAATGATGAACTTTGATGTTACAAAAGTTACATATGCTGCAGGTATCACACCTATTACCCCAGTAGATCCAGATAGTCTTAAAGCAATGGGTAAAACTAATGATGCAATAATATTTGGTGGTCGAGCATACTTCTATATTGAACCTGATGAAGGAGAAGACCTTGAAGAATTAGCAGCTAACCTTCCATCATCAGCATCAGATAAATATGGTCAAAGTTTCCTAGAATTATTTAAAGAAGCAGGTAAAGATTTCTATAAAATGCCTAAAGACATCTTTGCTCCAGCACAAATCATTGTCAATGATATGGTAACAGGTAAAATGTATCATACAGGTTACATTGACCTAGACAGACTTAAAAAATCATTTGAAGTAAAAGAAATTATTAATAAATAAATAAGTTAGGGAGTGTTGTTAATTAATGACAAAAAGAATAGGAATATGTAGCACTACATTTGCTAGATTTGATATGGCAAGTGCTGCAGTACAAAGAATTAAAGAACAGGTTGCTGGAGTTAAATTCATAGAACGATATGTTCCAGGAGTTAAAGATTTACCAGTTACTGCAAAAAAACTCATCGAAGAAGATGAGTGTGATATTGTCATGGCATTTGGTATGCCTGGTGGTGAAAAAATAGATAAATTATGTGCACATGAAGCTAGTACTGGTTTAATACAGGCACAATTAATGACCAATACTCATATTCTTGAAGTATTTGTGCATGAAGATGAAGGAAAGGATGAAAAAGATCTTAAACAATTAGCATATAACCGTGCAACCCAGCATGCAGATAACCTTGTTAAAATGTTATTTAAACCTGAAGCTATGAAGAGAGAAGCAGGTACAGGAATTCGCGAAGGTCGAGAAAATAAAGGACCATTATAATCTATTAATTAACAACATTACTCTCATATACATTCTTTTTTAAATTTTTTTTTCAATTATAATTATTTTAATTTATATGAAAGAAACCAATAGACTTCTTTTTATAAACATTATCCAGTTACATGTTAATTTTATAACTAATTTTTTTCAGATATTTTTTTAGTGAATTAACCTGTGAAAAATAGAATAATTTAATAATTAACAATTTGAAATTAGTATTCTATTTGGAAAATATTTTGAAATAAAAAATATATAATTTTAATAAAATTACTAGTACAAAGTTTACATAATTCTTTTATAAGTAAATTATATAAAATAGTAATAAAATTAATTATTATTATAAATTGTATAGTAAATGTAATGACTAACTACCAAAAAATATAGTATATAGTAATTATAAATAAAAAATACGGTATTATGATAAGTGATGAATCTGGGCTAAGATTACGACTTTCAACAATTGACTGTAACACATCAACTAAATACTACCAACTAACTAGAAAAATTAATGACCGTCAAAAAGAAAAAATAAAACAATTCTTCAAATACTATACACCAGATAAATTTG
This genomic interval from Candidatus Methanosphaera massiliense contains the following:
- the ribC gene encoding riboflavin synthase; its protein translation is MTKRIGICSTTFARFDMASAAVQRIKEQVAGVKFIERYVPGVKDLPVTAKKLIEEDECDIVMAFGMPGGEKIDKLCAHEASTGLIQAQLMTNTHILEVFVHEDEGKDEKDLKQLAYNRATQHADNLVKMLFKPEAMKREAGTGIREGRENKGPL
- a CDS encoding methionine synthase translates to MNIITTVVGSYPTNTFQAESINDKITQSLGLYDPYKQAIIDSVKSLAKSNIDVICDGQVRGDMVKIFASKINGFKIEDNTVYINGKITPAAHPISVKDLQLAYKTAKSINPSYQLHASLDAIFEHEEKGIKGVLTGPTTLIHSSMISKFYTEKEYAIYDMAKALCVEAQALEKAGACAIQIDEPFISTGAEDINISKKAVEIISESVDIPVMLHVCGDLKDVLKELLTFKVDGLDFEFSGMPQNIDILRKTWHNSKKLIGIGCVNTKLDEIDDEDKVQNTVKQVVDIIKEDNIIIDPDCGMRMLPKDIAEGKLKLLDNIKERGV
- a CDS encoding thymidylate synthase gives rise to the protein MAKFIRTNSIAKAWLTCVKKIMQEGHEVTDERGSLTRELQNIVIEITDPDDNTIPECSPWHDDRLETYKKELLDPNNDQGFVYTYGNRLRQYFGIDQLDTCIEKLNNCRESRRAIAITIDPIQDNKVDEIPCLQEIAFLIRNDELYMTDFFRSNDCGGATFPNLFGIREVGYYVAENTNTKLVNMVHHAMSLHIYEHDWDKCREILKKY
- the mch gene encoding methenyltetrahydromethanopterin cyclohydrolase; the encoded protein is MSESMNISAKKIADKMVQDSEKLKLIPSTLSNGTVVIDCGVNAKGSIKGGELFTKVCLGGICDVGISIPGDLSDIMAMPAVKVKTDFPALTTLGSQKAGWKIDVDGYYAIGSGPGQAHKFKDAKIYEITNYKEESDIAVITLEADKLPDEKVAQYIADECGVKTENLTILVAPTSSLVGSIQISGRTLETGLFKMQEMMNFDVTKVTYAAGITPITPVDPDSLKAMGKTNDAIIFGGRAYFYIEPDEGEDLEELAANLPSSASDKYGQSFLELFKEAGKDFYKMPKDIFAPAQIIVNDMVTGKMYHTGYIDLDRLKKSFEVKEIINK
- a CDS encoding nitroreductase family protein; translated protein: MKLNINTDKCIGCGLCESVCIRDNIEVNPTVKEIGGDCFNCGHCMAICPTGAISLKIYEDQEDRVEKYDATKIPISSEDYLQFLKQRRSIRWFTNKKIDKETFNTLFEAAYYSPSGMNKQDVEFVVLDEKLDEFMQLVYDIIKVEENEFYRIKQLGEYLKDNTSHKYHPLLWTGHQLILAFSTDITSAVIASTRVELMAYTMGLGGFYSLFILKADQIDHDRLMEFFPEIDKNKHMNSTFVIGYPKKKFKRTIPHKKIKITYA